One stretch of Pomacea canaliculata isolate SZHN2017 linkage group LG11, ASM307304v1, whole genome shotgun sequence DNA includes these proteins:
- the LOC112576238 gene encoding LOW QUALITY PROTEIN: exosome complex component RRP41-like (The sequence of the model RefSeq protein was modified relative to this genomic sequence to represent the inferred CDS: inserted 2 bases in 1 codon) encodes MAGLELLSDQGFRIDGRRPHELRKIECRLGVFRQADGSAYIEQGNTKVLAAVYGPHEVRGRRGKALHDKVVINCQYSMATFSTGERKRRPRGDRKSQEMTMHLQQTFNAAILTTLYPRSQIDIFVEVLQADGGNYSACVNAATLALVDAGIPLKDYVCACTAGFVRDNVXIVDFNHFEESFGGAEVIVATLPRSDQIIFLEMNGRLHEDHLTAVMDRAIAGCKDVYHIVDRVVREHVSERSAAIGSEINNG; translated from the exons ATGGCGGGCCTAGAGCTTTTATCTGACCAAGGGTTTCGCATCGACGGACGTCGACCACACGAATTACGAAAAATTGAATGTCGTTTAGGGGTCTTCAGACAAGCAGATGGTTCAGCCTACATCGAACAAGGCAATACCAAAGTTCTGGCGGCCGTGTATGGACCGCACGAG GTAAGAGGTCGGCGAGGAAAGGCACTTCATGACAAGGTAGTAATCAACTGCCAGTACAGCATGGCCACGTTCAGCACAGGAGAACGCAAGCGTCGCCCTCGAGGGGATCGAAAGTCACAGGAGATGACCATGCACCTGCAGCAGACGTTTAATGCTGCCATACTCACCACCCTGTATCCCCGCTCACAGATCGACATCTTTGTGGAG GTGTTGCAAGCTGATGGAGGGAACTATTCAGCCTGTGTTAATGCAGCCACTCTTGCCCTCGTAGATGCTGGCATTCCACTAAAAGACTATGTGTGCGCTTGCACTGCAGGATTTGTTCGAGACAACGT CATCGTTGACTTCAATCACTTTGAAGAATCCTTTGGTGGTGCTGAAGTGATAGTGGCTACTCTGCCAAGGTCAGACCAGATTATCTTCCTTGAAATGAATGGGCGTCTCCATGAGGATCATCTGACTGCTGTAATGGACAGAGCAATTGCCGGCTGCAAAGATGTTTACCACATTGTGGACAGAGTTGTAAGGGAACATGTGAGCGAAAGATCTGCTGCTATTGGAAGTGAGATAAATAATGGATAG
- the LOC112575560 gene encoding uncharacterized protein LOC112575560 produces the protein MASLCGKVIILTGAAGVIGSKTATYLAKFKPRLVLAGRNSTGLEHTYRACKERGLKRDELMPMETDLKRDCDLENLVSATLKKFGQIDVLINNAGVAAFKTLCHTDISEFDYMMAINVRAPLLLTKICAPHLIASKGCVINVSSVLGQIGMPHCLGYSMSKACLDHFSRTVAADLAQRGVRVNTISPGFMRTNIGLKQGIDRQNYEEYMAIQAAMTPLGRYAEARDIARMIAFLASDDAAFITGEIIRVDGGRGVSAPILKTYEVFDEPGL, from the exons ATGGCGTCCCTGTGTGGCAAAGTGATCATTCTGACAG GGGCTGCAGGGGTCATCGGGTCAAAGACAGCAACATATCTCGCCAAGTTCAAGCCCCGTCTGGTGCTGGCGGGTCGTAACAGCACAGGGTTGGAACACACGTACCGGGCGTGTAAAGAGCGAGGACTGAAGCGCGATGAG TTGATGCCAATGGAAACGGACCTGAAGAGGGACTGCGATCTCGAGAACCTGGTGTCCGCCACACTCAAGAAGTTCGGACAGATCGACGTCTTG ATCAACAATGCAGGTGTTGCTGCTTTCAAAACGTTGTGCCACACCGACATCTCAGAGTTTGACTACATGATGGCCATCAACGTGCGGGCGCCATTGCTCCTGACCAAGATATGTGCTCCGCACCTCATCGCTTCCAAAG GTTGTGTCATCAATGTTTCAAGTGTACTGGGGCAGATTGGG ATGCCTCACTGTTTAGGCTACTCCATGTCCAAGGCCTGTCTTGACCATTTCTCAAGGACAGTGGCCGCAG ATCTTGCGCAGAGAGGCGTTCGGGTCAATACCATCAG CCCTGGCTTCATGAGAACAAACATCGGCTTGAAACAAGGCATAGACAGGCAAAATTATGAAGAG TACATGGCGATCCAGGCTGCGATGACACCTCTCGGGAGATACGCTGAAGCCCGCGACATCGCCAGAATGATTGCTTTCCTCGCCTCGGACGACGCCGCCTTCATCACCGGGGAGATCATCCGCGTGGACGGTGGGAGAGGAGTCTCCGCCCCAATCCTAAAGACATACGAGGTGTTCGACGAGCCCGGCCTGTAG
- the LOC112575562 gene encoding uncharacterized protein LOC112575562 → MPRRRKRLSSSTEARNPNKAMRSQNMTTGQRIKSFLLRRLYGRVRERVAFTLLLTIGFVSVALHYPRGRAHALDVVVVSLLYGAWFAMGVPKLLSYLSPAFVSQAIDVTVKVFFADALVLTYALYRGHANLLFKPTTSDGPSPVLDGSTKAGWDLGWLGHVGYNLRMATIASCGLISIVSHVLDYLQRRM, encoded by the exons ATGCCAAGGAGACGAAAAAGACTTTCCAGCTCCACTGAGGCCAGAAACCCAAACAAAGCGATGAGAAGCCAAAATATGACAACCGGTCAaag GATAAAGTCTTTTCTCCTCCGACGTCTGTACGGACGCGTGCGCGAGCGCGTGGCCTTCACGTTGCTGCTGACCATTGGGTTCGTGTCCGTGGCCCTGCACTACCCACGCGGACGTGCACATGCGCTCGACGTTGTGGTCGTCAGCCTGCTGTACGGCGCCTGGTTCGCGATGGGTGTGCCCAAACTTCTGTCCTACCTGAGCCCGGCCTTTGTGAGCCAGGCCATTGATGTGACTGTCAAG GTTTTCTTTGCCGATGCACTAGTCCTGACTTACGCTCTGTATCGGGGCCACGCCAACTTGCTGTTCAAGCCAACCACATCTGATGGACCTAGTCCCGTCCTCGACGGCAGCACCAAGGCCGGGTGGGATTTGGGGTGGCTAGGGCATGTTGGGTACAACCTGAGAATGGCTACCATCGCCTCCTGCGGCCTCATCTCCATCGTCTCCCACGTTCTTGACTACCTTCAGAGGCGGATGTGA
- the LOC112575561 gene encoding uncharacterized protein LOC112575561, with translation MTTTMVETTREGWGWVQSLAAARAQIYVEMASAWRRVRRFFFPKMLMAAAASLLVAGLVQQSPNVQLEPLDVLVYSSIYCSWAVFCLPDILIRFNFRFIRRTLVIILLLYQSELSMSIWQFVRSHVTELNPMTEIPGILGPGLQWIQGAATSLRFVLLLTCLSTTVMAYLYDWPELFDDNFLDNFDDPEELS, from the exons atgacgacgacgatggtggAAACTACAAGGGAGGGATGGGGATGGGTCCAGTCTCTCGCAGCGGCCAGAGCCCAGATATACGTGGAGATGGCCAGTGCGTGGCGACGCGTGCGAAGGTTCTTCTTCCCCAAGATGCTGATGGCGGCGGCAGCCTCGCTTCTGGTGGCTGGCCTGGTGCAGCAGAGTCCTAACGTACAG CTGGAGCCCCTGGACGTCCTGGTGTATAGCAGCATCTATTGCTCCTGGGCCGTCTTCTGCTTGCCGGACATCCTCATCCGCTTCAATTTTCGCTTCATTCGGCGGACACTCGTCATTATACTCCT GCTATACCAATCCGAGCTGAGTATGTCAATCTGGCAGTTCGTGCGAAGTCATGTGACTGAGCTGAATCCAATGACCGAGATCCCAGGGATTCTGGGGCCAGGTCTGCAGTGGATCCAAGGCGCCGCCACATCTCTCAG GTTCGTTCTGCTGCTGACCTGCCTGAGTACCACGGTCATGGCGTACCTCTACGACTGGCCTGAACTCTTCGACGACAACTTCCTTGATAACTTTGACGATCCCGAGGAGCTCAGCTAA